GGTGAGGCGGTAGCGAAAGCGGTCGGTGCCCGTGGGCAAGCCACCCCCTCGGTATTAGATGCTACCGCAGGGTTAGGGCGCGATGCGTTCGTATTGGCGTCGATCGGTTGTCAGGTCACCATGTTAGAGCGTTCGCCGGTGGCGGCGGCATTGCTGCAAGATGGTTTAATGCGAGCACAATTGGATGCTGAGATCGGCCCTTGGATCGGTCAGCGTATGCGTTTGTTACCCGGTTCGGCGGTGGATCGCATGAGCGACTGGCAGGGTGATGCGCCAGAGGTTATCTATCTGGATCCCATGTACCCCCACCGCAAAAAATCGGCTCAGGTGAAGAAAGAGATGCGTCTGTTTCAGGCGATGCTTGGCCCCGATGAAGATGCGGATCTATTGCTCGCCCCAGCGCTGGCGCTGGCCACAAAACGGGTCGTGGTGAAGCGTCCTGACTATGCGCCCCCTTTGTGTGAGCGCAAGTCAGACGCGCAGATCACGACCAAGACTCATCGTTTTGATATCTATTTTTGCAGTTAAGCGTGCTAGGTGTACTGCTTAGCAAGCGTCATCTTTTGCCGTTATCTGCGCTCGATGATAGAAGAGTGTGCTTAACTTAACTCAGTTGAACAGTGCGACTACGCACAAGAGAGCTTTTTGCATGGGCAAGCAGATATGTAAATGGGATCGTCGGCAGAATGCGCTGATGTGGGGGGAGCCGCTCCTTGAGCTGGTGAAGAAACC
This genomic window from Corallincola holothuriorum contains:
- a CDS encoding class I SAM-dependent methyltransferase yields the protein MPLPIHSDTPERRDHLQQLVSQWGFVPMRKQPDSGLLLYLDAERLSLKDLGDKKLGAVSVDFTDGAARHRRLHGGGRGEAVAKAVGARGQATPSVLDATAGLGRDAFVLASIGCQVTMLERSPVAAALLQDGLMRAQLDAEIGPWIGQRMRLLPGSAVDRMSDWQGDAPEVIYLDPMYPHRKKSAQVKKEMRLFQAMLGPDEDADLLLAPALALATKRVVVKRPDYAPPLCERKSDAQITTKTHRFDIYFCS